From Arcobacter lacus, one genomic window encodes:
- the purH gene encoding bifunctional phosphoribosylaminoimidazolecarboxamide formyltransferase/IMP cyclohydrolase encodes MRALISVSDKSGVVNFAKELVKLGYEIISTGGTYKTLKDEGIAVIEANEVTKFPECFEGRVKTLNPYIHGGILHRRDKQSHLDQAKELGVEGIDLVCVNLYPFKATIEKTDDFEEIIENIDIGGPAMVRSAAKNFDSVIIVTDVTDYDLVLNNLKNNTNTVEFRRDLMIKAYEHTAAYDSMIANYMNKRFNGGFGDKQFIVGSKVFDTRYGENPHQKGALYEFDAQFTNKFKTIKGEASFNNMGDISGAARIASAFGKDKAICIVKHGNPCGFAIKDTLLESYVEALKCDPVSAFGGVVAVNGCVDKKLAEKMNEIFLEVIFAASFTPEAVAVFEAKKRIKLFEQGTEFLELANDKIDFKRVDGGFVFQDADKVQEDEVRNSELKSKRVATEQEVKDMEIAYKIASLTKSNCVVYVKNSAMIAVGMGMTSRVDASKAALRKASDMGLDVTGAVLASEAFFPFRDSIDAAAEAGVKCVIEPGGSIRDDEIIEAADEYGMALYFSGIRHFLH; translated from the coding sequence TTGAGAGCATTAATTAGTGTAAGTGATAAAAGCGGTGTTGTAAATTTTGCAAAAGAACTTGTAAAATTAGGTTATGAAATTATTTCAACAGGTGGGACTTATAAAACTTTAAAAGATGAAGGAATAGCTGTAATTGAAGCAAATGAAGTTACAAAATTTCCAGAATGTTTTGAAGGAAGAGTAAAGACTTTAAATCCATATATTCATGGTGGAATTTTACATAGACGTGATAAACAATCACATTTGGACCAAGCCAAAGAGCTTGGAGTTGAAGGTATAGATTTAGTATGTGTAAATTTATATCCATTTAAAGCAACAATTGAAAAAACTGATGATTTTGAAGAAATTATTGAAAACATTGATATCGGTGGACCAGCAATGGTAAGAAGTGCAGCTAAAAACTTCGATTCAGTTATTATTGTTACAGATGTTACTGATTATGATTTAGTGTTAAATAATCTAAAAAACAATACAAATACAGTTGAGTTTAGAAGAGATTTAATGATAAAAGCATATGAGCACACAGCAGCTTATGATTCGATGATTGCAAATTATATGAACAAAAGATTTAATGGTGGATTTGGAGATAAACAATTTATCGTTGGATCTAAAGTTTTTGATACAAGATATGGTGAAAATCCTCATCAAAAAGGTGCTTTATACGAATTTGATGCACAATTTACAAATAAATTTAAAACAATAAAAGGTGAAGCAAGTTTCAATAATATGGGTGATATTTCTGGAGCTGCTAGAATTGCATCAGCTTTTGGAAAAGATAAAGCTATTTGTATTGTAAAACATGGAAATCCTTGTGGATTTGCAATAAAAGATACACTTTTAGAATCTTATGTTGAAGCTTTAAAATGTGATCCAGTTTCAGCTTTTGGTGGAGTTGTTGCTGTAAATGGTTGTGTGGATAAAAAATTAGCAGAAAAAATGAATGAAATCTTCTTAGAAGTAATTTTTGCTGCAAGTTTTACTCCTGAAGCAGTTGCCGTATTTGAAGCTAAAAAAAGAATCAAATTATTTGAACAAGGAACTGAGTTTTTAGAACTTGCAAATGATAAAATTGATTTTAAAAGAGTTGATGGTGGATTTGTATTCCAAGATGCTGATAAAGTGCAAGAAGATGAAGTTAGAAATAGTGAATTAAAATCAAAAAGAGTTGCAACAGAACAAGAAGTAAAAGATATGGAAATTGCTTATAAAATTGCTTCTTTAACAAAATCAAATTGTGTTGTTTATGTTAAAAATTCTGCAATGATTGCTGTTGGTATGGGTATGACTTCAAGAGTTGATGCTTCTAAAGCAGCTTTAAGAAAAGCTAGTGATATGGGACTTGATGTAACTGGTGCAGTTTTAGCATCTGAAGCATTTTTCCCATTTAGAGATAGTATTGATGCAGCTGCAGAAGCTGGTGTTAAATGTGTAATTGAACCAGGTGGAAGTATCAGAGATGATGAAATTATTGAAGCAGCTGATGAATATGGTATGGCTTTATATTTCTCTGGAATTAGACACTTCTTACATTAA
- the amt gene encoding ammonium transporter — protein MENFGDINLLWILVSAFLVYMMQLGFSLVETGVVRSKNTINVAMKNLIDTVFGIIFFWIFGFGIMFGVDKFGLFGTTNFLIDGKDLNLNGFFFFQAMFAATAITIVSGAVAERIKFNGYIIVSIIVSSLVYPIFGHWAWNEEGWLNNLGFVDFAGSTVVHSIGAWVGLAGTIVLGPRLGKFKKGKITYFSPSNHNFIVFGVFVLFFAWFGFNAGSLLSFKAEVTSILLNTLLAGAFGGLSAGLITLFNKEKVGVEIVSFGVIAGLVGITAGCFEFNAIQSAFVGFISSFIMYYSDILLTKKLKIDDPVSAVSIHGFVGVWGTIAVGIFANLPENFTRLYFIYIQTLGTVVAFIFAFTLGILIFLFLKKINLLRVRKKHEILGLNRSEHNAKLPWVDTIQSITHIMKTGNIEKKIYEERDTEIGIVSRFFNYLLSILREKNAELKKSNTNLSVKAYHDNLTKILNRNGLLKRLSERNNKYILVIMDIDKFKIINDTYGHDIGDIVLKDLSTFISSNIRSTDIIARWGGEEFILILDTTDLYQAQNISDKLRIGIENFKFQIVGKVTISMGISEFKNEVETFNEVFKRADKALYQAKETGRNKVYVY, from the coding sequence TTGGAAAATTTTGGAGATATAAACCTTTTATGGATATTAGTCAGTGCATTTTTAGTTTATATGATGCAATTAGGTTTTTCTTTAGTTGAAACTGGTGTTGTTAGAAGTAAAAACACCATAAATGTAGCAATGAAAAATTTAATTGATACTGTTTTTGGAATCATCTTTTTTTGGATTTTTGGTTTTGGAATAATGTTTGGAGTAGATAAATTTGGATTATTTGGAACAACAAATTTTCTAATTGATGGAAAAGATTTAAATTTAAATGGATTTTTCTTTTTTCAAGCAATGTTTGCTGCAACTGCAATTACAATAGTTTCAGGAGCTGTTGCTGAAAGAATAAAATTTAATGGCTATATAATTGTATCTATCATTGTAAGTTCATTAGTCTATCCAATTTTTGGACATTGGGCTTGGAATGAAGAAGGTTGGTTGAATAATTTAGGATTTGTTGATTTTGCAGGTTCAACTGTTGTTCACTCTATTGGTGCTTGGGTTGGACTGGCAGGAACTATAGTTTTAGGTCCAAGACTTGGTAAATTTAAGAAAGGAAAAATTACATATTTTTCTCCAAGCAATCATAACTTTATAGTATTTGGTGTATTTGTACTTTTTTTTGCATGGTTTGGATTTAATGCCGGAAGTTTATTATCTTTTAAAGCAGAAGTCACTTCTATATTATTAAATACTTTATTAGCTGGAGCTTTTGGAGGATTAAGTGCTGGATTAATAACTTTATTTAACAAAGAAAAAGTTGGCGTTGAAATAGTTAGCTTTGGAGTAATAGCTGGACTTGTAGGAATTACAGCTGGTTGTTTTGAATTTAATGCCATACAGTCAGCTTTTGTCGGTTTTATATCTTCCTTTATAATGTATTATTCAGATATTCTTTTAACAAAAAAATTAAAAATAGATGATCCTGTTAGTGCAGTGAGTATTCATGGATTTGTTGGAGTTTGGGGAACAATTGCTGTTGGAATATTTGCAAATTTGCCTGAAAACTTTACAAGATTATATTTTATATATATTCAAACTTTAGGAACAGTTGTAGCTTTTATTTTTGCATTTACTTTAGGAATATTGATATTTTTATTTTTAAAAAAAATAAATCTTTTAAGAGTGAGAAAAAAACATGAGATTTTAGGATTAAATAGAAGTGAACATAATGCAAAACTTCCTTGGGTTGATACAATACAAAGTATTACACATATAATGAAAACAGGAAATATTGAAAAAAAGATATATGAAGAAAGAGATACAGAAATAGGAATAGTTTCGAGATTTTTCAACTATTTGTTAAGCATTCTAAGAGAAAAAAATGCAGAACTTAAAAAATCAAATACAAATTTAAGTGTAAAAGCATATCATGATAATTTAACAAAAATATTAAATAGAAATGGCTTATTAAAAAGATTGTCCGAACGAAATAATAAATATATTTTAGTAATTATGGATATAGATAAATTTAAAATAATAAATGATACGTATGGTCATGATATAGGAGATATTGTTTTAAAAGATTTATCAACATTTATATCAAGTAATATCAGATCCACTGACATAATTGCAAGATGGGGAGGAGAAGAATTTATTTTAATTTTAGATACAACAGATTTATATCAAGCACAAAATATCTCTGATAAATTAAGAATAGGAATAGAAAATTTTAAATTTCAAATTGTTGGAAAGGTTACTATTTCTATGGGAATAAGTGAGTTTAAAAACGAAGTTGAAACTTTTAATGAAGTATTTAAAAGAGCAGATAAAGCATTATACCAAGCAAAAGAAACTGGAAGGAATAAAGTTTATGTATATTAA
- the purL gene encoding phosphoribosylformylglycinamidine synthase subunit PurL, which translates to MQKKEMNIQEIALAHSLTLEEFENIKEILGREPNYVEIGIFSAMWSEHCSYKSSKKYLSGFPTKAPWVIQGPGENAGVIDIGDGYAAVFKMESHNHPSFIEPYQGAATGVGGILRDVFTMGARPIANMNSIRFASIEGDSATAQKHRFLLRGVVAGIGGYGNCMGVPTIGGETTFEECYAGNNLVNAFTLGLAKADEIFYGKAEGIGNPVMYVGSKTGRDGLGGAVMSSAAFDEDSESKRPTVQVGDPFTEKLLLEACLELFKADLIVGIQDMGAAGLTSSSFEMAGRSGSGMIMHLDKVPAREEGMTPYDFMLSESQERMLICAKKGCEQAIIDIFQKWELDVAVIGEVTATGNMELFWHGEKCAEVPVQPVSEQAPILDRPVKKPVYLDGIENISLDKKISNQVAFDELFSDMEVVDKSWVYDQYDSKVQTNTIKGPGSLDGSSIRIKETGKALAMSADCNTRLCYINPELGAAAAVMESGRNVAMTGAVPKAITDCLNFGNPTNPEVMWQFAASCEGIKKACKELNTPVIGGNVSLYNETNGVGVFPTPSIAMVGVNEDANKVLPSSVQENGNILYILGETKGEFGASLYMKKMYGKVAGIHPEVNFEKELALWNTVIEANKQGLLKSAKDVNVGGIAISSAKMAVVGNKGIEVNISLNDSKDIFAESLSRAIVEVVPSNCEAFEKIAKSFNIECSKIGQTGGDKISINDIEKDLDKASYIYFNKFRQVIEQDL; encoded by the coding sequence ATGCAAAAAAAAGAGATGAATATTCAAGAGATAGCACTTGCACACTCATTAACTCTTGAAGAATTTGAAAATATAAAAGAGATTTTAGGAAGAGAGCCAAATTACGTAGAAATTGGTATCTTCTCTGCTATGTGGTCTGAGCATTGCTCATATAAATCAAGTAAAAAATATTTAAGTGGATTTCCAACAAAAGCTCCTTGGGTTATTCAAGGTCCAGGTGAAAATGCTGGTGTTATTGATATTGGCGATGGATATGCTGCTGTATTTAAGATGGAATCACACAATCATCCAAGTTTTATTGAACCGTATCAAGGCGCTGCAACTGGAGTTGGGGGAATTTTAAGAGATGTATTTACAATGGGAGCAAGACCTATTGCAAATATGAATTCAATTAGATTTGCTTCAATAGAAGGAGATAGTGCTACTGCTCAAAAACATAGATTTCTTTTAAGAGGTGTAGTTGCAGGTATTGGTGGATATGGTAACTGTATGGGAGTTCCAACAATTGGTGGAGAAACTACTTTTGAAGAGTGTTATGCTGGAAATAATCTTGTAAATGCATTTACTTTAGGGTTAGCAAAAGCTGATGAAATTTTTTATGGAAAAGCTGAAGGTATTGGAAATCCAGTAATGTATGTTGGTTCTAAAACAGGGCGAGATGGTCTAGGAGGTGCAGTAATGTCAAGTGCTGCATTTGATGAAGATTCTGAATCAAAAAGACCAACAGTTCAAGTTGGAGATCCATTTACTGAAAAGCTATTACTTGAAGCTTGTTTAGAACTATTTAAAGCAGATTTAATTGTTGGTATTCAAGATATGGGAGCAGCTGGTCTTACTTCATCTTCATTTGAAATGGCTGGACGAAGTGGTTCTGGAATGATTATGCATTTAGATAAAGTTCCTGCAAGAGAAGAAGGAATGACACCTTATGACTTTATGTTAAGTGAATCTCAAGAAAGAATGCTAATTTGTGCAAAAAAAGGTTGTGAACAAGCAATTATTGATATTTTCCAAAAATGGGAATTAGATGTTGCTGTTATTGGTGAAGTAACTGCAACTGGAAATATGGAATTATTCTGGCATGGTGAAAAATGTGCAGAAGTTCCTGTTCAACCAGTTTCAGAACAAGCTCCTATTTTAGATAGACCGGTTAAAAAACCAGTTTATTTAGATGGAATTGAGAATATTTCTTTAGATAAAAAGATTTCAAATCAAGTAGCTTTTGATGAACTGTTTTCAGATATGGAAGTTGTTGATAAATCTTGGGTTTATGATCAATATGATTCAAAAGTTCAAACAAATACAATCAAAGGACCAGGAAGTTTAGATGGTTCTAGTATTAGAATTAAAGAGACTGGAAAAGCATTAGCTATGAGTGCTGATTGTAACACTAGACTTTGTTATATTAACCCAGAGTTAGGAGCAGCAGCAGCTGTTATGGAATCTGGAAGAAATGTAGCAATGACAGGGGCAGTTCCAAAAGCAATTACAGATTGTTTAAATTTTGGTAATCCTACAAATCCAGAAGTTATGTGGCAGTTTGCTGCTTCTTGTGAAGGTATTAAAAAAGCTTGTAAAGAGTTAAATACTCCTGTTATTGGTGGAAATGTATCTTTATATAATGAAACAAATGGAGTAGGAGTTTTCCCAACACCTTCAATTGCAATGGTTGGAGTAAATGAAGATGCAAATAAAGTATTACCATCAAGTGTACAAGAAAATGGAAATATTTTATACATTTTAGGTGAAACAAAAGGTGAATTTGGTGCATCTTTATATATGAAAAAAATGTATGGAAAAGTTGCTGGAATTCACCCTGAAGTAAATTTTGAAAAAGAGTTAGCTCTATGGAATACTGTAATTGAAGCAAATAAACAAGGTTTATTAAAATCTGCAAAAGATGTAAACGTTGGTGGTATTGCAATTAGTTCAGCAAAAATGGCAGTTGTTGGAAACAAAGGTATAGAAGTAAATATCTCTTTAAATGATTCAAAAGATATTTTTGCTGAATCTTTAAGTAGAGCTATCGTTGAAGTAGTTCCTTCAAATTGTGAAGCATTTGAAAAAATTGCAAAATCATTTAATATTGAGTGTAGCAAAATAGGTCAAACTGGTGGAGATAAAATCTCAATCAATGATATAGAAAAAGATCTTGATAAAGCTAGCTATATCTATTTTAATAAATTTAGACAAGTAATAGAACAAGATTTATAA
- a CDS encoding L,D-transpeptidase family protein, with amino-acid sequence MVKLVVLVFLSLNLFAKDLVDVYRKDGIIAVEKELEKGLRDVDFWKKYLENKNTDYGFYETKEYVIVAEKENKKMTLFAKNGDDYKQISKESMIVGEKAGDKFLEGDKKTPEGAYELVQKRTGLDQFYGPFALVTEYPNTYDKSLDKKGHGIWIHGMPFSGDREKYTQGCLALDNEKLEALAKNIDYKKTILLTTGDEFKKASKNDIALILSSIYKWKDAWKYSNIEEYLSFYSKDFKRADQSDFKKFETQKRQVFAKNENKTINLFNMDISPYPNSSKKKIYKAVMDEEYVSPSVKFVGKKELYFEIDNNKLKILSED; translated from the coding sequence TTGGTTAAACTTGTAGTCTTAGTTTTTCTATCTTTAAATCTTTTTGCTAAAGATTTAGTAGATGTATATAGAAAAGATGGAATCATTGCAGTAGAAAAAGAGCTAGAAAAAGGCTTAAGAGATGTTGACTTTTGGAAAAAATATCTTGAAAATAAGAATACAGATTATGGTTTTTATGAAACTAAAGAATATGTAATTGTTGCAGAAAAAGAGAATAAAAAAATGACTCTATTTGCTAAAAATGGTGATGATTATAAACAAATCTCAAAAGAAAGTATGATTGTTGGAGAAAAAGCAGGAGACAAATTTTTAGAAGGTGATAAAAAAACTCCAGAAGGTGCTTATGAATTAGTTCAAAAAAGAACAGGATTAGACCAATTTTATGGACCATTTGCTTTAGTTACAGAGTATCCTAATACTTATGATAAAAGTTTAGATAAAAAAGGACATGGTATTTGGATACATGGGATGCCTTTTAGCGGAGATAGAGAAAAATATACTCAAGGTTGTTTAGCTTTAGATAATGAAAAGTTAGAAGCTTTAGCTAAAAATATTGATTATAAAAAAACAATTCTATTAACAACTGGAGACGAATTTAAAAAAGCAAGTAAAAATGATATTGCTTTAATTTTAAGTTCTATTTATAAATGGAAAGATGCTTGGAAATATTCAAATATAGAAGAATATTTATCTTTTTATTCAAAAGATTTTAAAAGAGCTGATCAATCTGACTTTAAAAAATTTGAAACACAAAAAAGACAAGTTTTTGCAAAAAATGAAAATAAAACTATAAATTTATTTAATATGGATATTTCTCCTTATCCAAATTCATCAAAGAAAAAAATATATAAAGCTGTAATGGATGAAGAATATGTAAGTCCTAGCGTAAAATTTGTTGGAAAAAAAGAGTTATATTTTGAAATAGATAATAACAAATTAAAAATTCTATCAGAAGATTAA
- a CDS encoding peptidoglycan DD-metalloendopeptidase family protein, translated as MKKIILATILFFNFLYSAQVEELLWPKGESFLTFLEKHSVPLKLYYDLDGEDQELCSEIQTNNRFYLYTDDNGALNQVLIPISEDIQIHIYKDHNNVYKFQTLPINYNEYSETIAIQINESVSQDILNATGDVTLAAILNSLFNSKDVDFRKMKKGDFIALQYTQRSYLGKQLGMPNIKAAMVQINGKSFYRFKNEKDDKYYDENGVGFTQTFLFQIPLTFTRISSPFTNKRWHPVLNRYRAHLGTDFAAPTGRNIYASSDGRVEFVGVKTGYGKTVIINHGNGYKTLYAHQSSFARGLKQGMSIKKGEHIGYVGSTGLSSGPHLHFGMYKNGTAIDPMTVLKKPKIEGLEGKDKVTFIANSKNIINIFDKEMSSENRTIPTRLDRLTDRSDVNIF; from the coding sequence ATGAAAAAAATCATCTTAGCTACAATATTATTTTTTAATTTTTTATATTCAGCACAAGTTGAAGAACTTTTATGGCCAAAAGGAGAAAGTTTTCTAACCTTTTTAGAAAAACATTCTGTACCATTAAAATTATATTATGACTTGGATGGAGAAGATCAAGAGTTGTGCTCCGAAATTCAAACCAATAATAGGTTTTATTTATATACCGATGACAATGGCGCCTTAAATCAAGTTTTAATACCAATCTCAGAAGATATTCAAATCCACATCTACAAAGATCACAACAACGTATATAAATTTCAAACCCTTCCTATAAACTACAATGAATATTCAGAAACAATAGCTATACAAATAAATGAATCAGTATCTCAAGATATTTTAAATGCAACTGGAGATGTAACACTCGCTGCAATTCTAAATTCATTATTTAATAGTAAAGATGTTGATTTTAGAAAGATGAAAAAAGGCGATTTTATTGCTTTACAATATACTCAAAGATCATATTTAGGAAAACAACTTGGTATGCCAAATATAAAAGCAGCAATGGTTCAAATAAATGGAAAATCTTTTTATAGATTTAAAAATGAAAAAGATGACAAATATTATGATGAAAATGGTGTTGGTTTTACTCAAACTTTTTTATTCCAAATTCCTCTAACTTTTACAAGAATTTCTAGTCCTTTTACAAATAAACGTTGGCATCCAGTTTTAAATAGGTATAGAGCACATTTAGGAACTGATTTTGCAGCACCTACAGGAAGAAATATATATGCATCTTCTGATGGAAGAGTTGAATTTGTAGGAGTAAAAACTGGTTATGGAAAAACTGTTATTATAAATCATGGAAATGGTTATAAAACTCTTTATGCACATCAAAGTAGCTTTGCAAGAGGTTTAAAACAAGGAATGAGTATAAAAAAAGGTGAACATATTGGATATGTTGGTTCAACAGGACTTAGTTCTGGTCCTCATTTGCATTTTGGTATGTATAAAAATGGAACTGCTATTGATCCTATGACTGTACTTAAAAAGCCAAAAATTGAAGGCTTAGAAGGAAAAGATAAAGTTACATTTATAGCAAATTCAAAAAATATTATAAATATATTCGATAAAGAAATGAGTAGTGAAAATAGAACTATTCCAACTAGGCTAGATAGATTAACAGATAGAAGTGATGTAAATATATTCTAG
- the folE gene encoding GTP cyclohydrolase I FolE encodes MNKEIDFENAIKNILTYIGEDINREGLLDTPKRVRKAFEFMCSGYKQDPKEIIQKALFTSTNDEMVVVKDIEFYSFCEHHMLPIIGKAHVAYIPNGKVVGLSKIPRVVDVFARRLQIQEQMTEQICEALNEHLKPKGVAVMIDARHMCMEMRGVEKICSTTVTSSLRGLFKSDKKTKDEFLSIVASSFHK; translated from the coding sequence ATGAATAAAGAAATAGATTTTGAAAATGCAATAAAAAATATTTTAACTTATATAGGAGAAGATATAAATAGAGAAGGTTTACTTGATACTCCAAAAAGAGTTAGAAAAGCTTTCGAATTTATGTGTAGTGGTTACAAACAAGATCCAAAAGAGATTATTCAAAAAGCACTATTTACATCAACAAATGATGAAATGGTTGTTGTAAAAGATATAGAGTTTTACTCTTTTTGTGAACATCATATGTTACCTATTATTGGAAAAGCTCATGTTGCTTATATTCCAAATGGAAAAGTTGTTGGACTTTCTAAAATTCCAAGAGTTGTTGATGTTTTTGCAAGAAGACTTCAAATACAAGAACAAATGACAGAACAAATTTGTGAAGCTTTAAATGAGCATTTAAAACCAAAAGGTGTTGCTGTTATGATAGATGCAAGACACATGTGTATGGAAATGAGAGGAGTTGAAAAAATCTGCTCAACTACAGTTACTTCATCTTTAAGAGGGCTTTTCAAATCTGATAAAAAAACGAAAGATGAGTTTTTATCAATTGTAGCTTCATCTTTTCATAAATAG
- the corA gene encoding magnesium/cobalt transporter CorA, with the protein MINCYVKKGNRLTVVEGVEFIDNGEDKNSVIWIDMLLPTIDEIRAVENLFDMKFPTKQESEEIELSSRYWEEDNRIEINSYFLINETKEAFNETVSFILQGELLISVRYKKLQSFNTFTKKLLTSPREFKNGYSIFCQIIDIRIDADADIIENLSKEITKIRKHVFTDYSNDDEDILEKISIFEDLNMKIRENLTDKQRILNSLLKSQKFVDDKNELPIMLKDIRSLIDHTNFNFERLDYLQNIFIGLLSIEQNKVIKIFTIVNVIFLPPTLIASIYGMNFDFMPELHFEYGYLYSIAFMILAAVTPLIIFKKKGWI; encoded by the coding sequence TTGATTAATTGTTATGTAAAAAAAGGAAATAGATTAACTGTTGTTGAAGGTGTAGAATTTATTGATAATGGCGAAGATAAAAATAGTGTTATTTGGATTGATATGCTTCTTCCTACAATAGATGAAATACGAGCTGTTGAAAATCTATTTGATATGAAATTTCCAACAAAACAAGAGAGTGAAGAAATTGAGCTGAGTTCTCGATATTGGGAAGAAGATAATAGAATAGAAATAAACAGTTATTTCTTAATAAACGAAACAAAAGAAGCATTCAATGAAACAGTATCTTTTATTTTACAAGGTGAATTATTAATCTCTGTTAGATATAAAAAATTACAAAGTTTTAATACTTTTACAAAAAAATTATTGACAAGTCCAAGAGAGTTTAAAAATGGTTACTCAATCTTTTGTCAAATTATAGATATTAGAATTGATGCAGATGCAGATATTATTGAGAATTTAAGTAAAGAGATTACAAAAATTAGAAAACATGTTTTTACAGATTATTCAAATGATGATGAAGATATCTTAGAAAAAATTTCTATTTTTGAAGATTTAAATATGAAAATTAGAGAAAACTTAACAGATAAACAAAGAATTCTAAATTCTCTATTAAAGTCTCAAAAATTTGTGGATGATAAGAATGAATTACCAATTATGTTAAAAGATATTAGGTCTTTGATTGATCATACGAATTTTAACTTTGAAAGATTAGATTATTTACAAAATATTTTTATAGGATTATTGAGTATTGAACAAAATAAAGTTATAAAAATTTTTACAATTGTAAATGTTATTTTTTTACCACCAACATTAATAGCAAGTATTTATGGTATGAATTTTGATTTTATGCCAGAACTTCACTTTGAATATGGATATCTATATTCAATAGCATTTATGATTTTAGCAGCAGTTACTCCACTTATTATATTTAAGAAAAAAGGGTGGATATGA
- a CDS encoding type II secretion system F family protein, which yields MKKYKIKYQKDEKVEEMILKTSDLTNENLPQNILEIKEQESLKINFKRKIKIDNKKINLLFYELNLMLQANINFSDALDILIKNKNDKSIVKLLQIIKDSFSSGKAIDENLKEFNINHLVISFLKNSQDSGNIVLNINALSRLLIENSELEKNFYKAISYPIFLFITFFFSIITIFTFVIPKFKTIFFQVKDELPLATKVLLVFENFFVNYSFYFFCFFSFILIFIIHFYKQNPKFEYFIDKFMVRKIILIKDIYLNMQLYRLFLLIGIMLKSNYEFHKAFISSKLLLKNKYLLDKIYTIDNLLQNGKSINNSFSKTKLFDDIVLNLINTGEISNSLVITVDEIKKIYKNRFDDKMSFLISLIQPIFLVTIMGLILWIVLAIFMPIWNMGNMINI from the coding sequence ATGAAAAAATACAAAATAAAATATCAAAAAGATGAAAAAGTAGAAGAGATGATTTTAAAAACTTCAGATTTGACAAATGAGAATTTGCCTCAAAATATTTTAGAGATAAAAGAACAAGAAAGTTTGAAGATAAATTTTAAAAGAAAAATCAAAATTGATAATAAAAAAATAAATTTGCTTTTTTATGAATTAAATTTAATGCTTCAGGCAAATATAAACTTTTCTGATGCTCTTGATATTTTGATAAAAAATAAAAATGATAAAAGTATAGTAAAACTATTACAAATAATAAAAGATTCATTTTCAAGTGGAAAAGCAATCGATGAAAATTTAAAAGAGTTTAATATAAACCATTTAGTGATAAGTTTTCTAAAAAATTCTCAAGATAGTGGAAATATAGTTTTAAATATAAATGCTTTAAGTAGACTTCTAATAGAAAATTCTGAACTGGAAAAGAATTTTTATAAAGCTATTTCTTATCCAATTTTTCTATTTATTACATTTTTTTTCTCAATTATTACAATATTTACTTTTGTTATTCCGAAATTTAAAACTATATTTTTTCAAGTAAAAGATGAGTTACCACTTGCCACAAAAGTTTTATTAGTATTTGAAAATTTTTTTGTAAATTACTCTTTTTATTTCTTTTGTTTTTTTAGTTTTATTTTAATTTTCATAATTCATTTTTATAAACAAAACCCTAAATTTGAATATTTTATTGATAAATTTATGGTTAGAAAGATTATTTTAATTAAAGATATTTATTTAAATATGCAACTTTATAGACTTTTTTTATTGATTGGAATAATGCTAAAATCAAACTATGAATTTCATAAAGCTTTTATTTCTTCTAAACTTTTATTAAAAAATAAATACCTATTGGATAAAATATACACTATTGACAATTTATTACAAAATGGAAAAAGTATTAATAACTCTTTTTCAAAAACGAAACTTTTTGATGATATTGTTTTAAATCTGATAAATACTGGGGAGATTTCAAACTCTTTAGTTATTACAGTAGATGAAATAAAAAAGATTTATAAAAATAGATTTGATGACAAAATGAGTTTTTTAATATCGCTGATACAACCAATTTTTTTAGTTACTATTATGGGATTGATTTTATGGATAGTGTTAGCAATATTTATGCCAATTTGGAATATGGGAAATATGATAAACATTTAA